CTGAGGGCGCGGAGCGAGCCCCCGTCCCGCACCTGCAGGATCCCCTCGATTTCCAGAACGTCTGCGCCCACGAGCACGGCCTGTTGCTGGTGGAAGAGGTCCGGACGTACGGTCACGTTGATGAGCCCCGTCTCGTCCTCCAGGGTCAGGAACAGGAAGCCCTTGGCCGTGCCCGGCCGCTGGCGGCAGATGACGGCCCCCGCCACCTTCACTCGCGTCCCGTCGGGCAACCCCGCCAGGTCGGCCGCCCGCCGGACGCCGCCCGCGGCCAGCTCTCGTCGGTAAAGGGCCATGGGATGGGGGCCGATGGTGAGGCCGGTGCCGAGCAAGTCGCTCCCCAGCCGCTCGCGCAGGCTCATCTCCGGCACCGGCGACGGCTCCCCGGACTCGTCTTTTCCCGGGGCGCCGAAGAGCGGCCCCCGCGGACGTGCCGCCCGCTCCACTTGCCAGAGCGCACTCCGCCGGGTCAGGCCGAAAGCGTTGAGCGCCCCCACCTCGGCCAGGTTGCGCAACTCGTCCTTGCGGAGGCGGGCACGGTCTACGAAGTCCTGGAGCGATGTGAATGGCGCCCGGATCCGCGCGGCCACGATCCGCTCCCCCCCTTCCGCACGCAGGCCGGCCACGTAGCGCAGCCCCAGCCGCAACGCTCCCTCCTCCAGGGTGCAGGACCAGCCGCTGCTCGTCACGTCCACGGGCCGGAAGCGGACGCCGTGGCGCTGCGCATCCTTCACGAGGGTGAAGGGGTGGTAGAAGCCCATGGGTTGGTTGTTGAGGAGGGCGCAGGTGAAGGCCGCGCAATGGTGGGCCTTCAGGTACGCGCTCGCGTAGGCGATGAGCGCAAAGGAGGCGGCGTGGGACTCCGGGAAGCCGTAGAGGGCGAAGGACGTGATGGAGCGGACGATGACGTCTGCCGTCTCCCCCCCGATCCCCCGCTGCTGCATCCCCTCGCGGAGTCTTCTCTCGATCGCGACCATTTTCTTCTGCGAGCGCTTGAACCCCATGGCCCGCCGCAGTTCCTCCGCTTCCCCCCCCGTGAAGCCGGCCACGGTCATGGCCATGCGCAGGAGCTGCTCCTGGAAGAGGGGCACCCCCAGGGTCCGGCCCAGGATGGGCTCCAGCGACGGGTGGGGGTAGGTCACCGGCTTCCGCCCGTTCCGGCGGTCCAAATAGGGGTGGACCATTTTCCCCACAATCGGTCCGGGGCGGATGATGGCCACTTCCACCACCAGGTCGTAGAAGCGCTCCGGCTTCATCCGTGGGAGGGTGGCCATTTGGGCCCGGCTCTCCACCTGGAAGAGGCCTACGGTGTCGGCCTTCTGGAGCATGGCATAGACCTTGGGATCGTCGGGAGGCAGGTGCGCGAGGTCCACCTCCACGCCGGTCTCCCGCAGGAGCGCGAGCGAGTCCTGGAGGGCGGACATCATCCCCAGGCCGAGCAGGTCCACCTTGACGATCCCGAGGTCGGCGCAATCCTCCTTGTCCCACTGGATCACCACCCGGCCGGGCATGGTGGCGGGTTCGAGGGGAACGACAGCATCTAGCCTCCCCTGGGCGATGACCATCCCCCCCGAGTGCTGGCCAAGGTGGCGCGGCAGGTCCTGGATCTCCTGGAAGAGGCGGGCGAAGAGTCGCACCCGCCGGTCGTCCGCGTCGAAGCCCGCCTGCCCCAGGCGTCTCTCCAGAGTGTCGCCGGG
The DNA window shown above is from Vicinamibacteria bacterium and carries:
- a CDS encoding error-prone DNA polymerase, with translation EVLDVFTCICNHRTLATAGRLLTRNSERHLKSSDEMARLFADVPEAIANTQTLSSRLKFDLSALGYKFPDYPVPDGKSQAHFLRERTLEGMLRRYGPENKKAARQIERELALIEKLHLEGYFLIVWDIVRFCNERGILVQGRGSAANSAVCYALGITAVDAVGMNLLFERFLSEERGEWPDIDLDLPSGDRRERVIQHVYERYGARGAAMTANVITYRDRSASREVGKVLGIPPPEIDRLSRYMRRFEYVDPGDTLERRLGQAGFDADDRRVRLFARLFQEIQDLPRHLGQHSGGMVIAQGRLDAVVPLEPATMPGRVVIQWDKEDCADLGIVKVDLLGLGMMSALQDSLALLRETGVEVDLAHLPPDDPKVYAMLQKADTVGLFQVESRAQMATLPRMKPERFYDLVVEVAIIRPGPIVGKMVHPYLDRRNGRKPVTYPHPSLEPILGRTLGVPLFQEQLLRMAMTVAGFTGGEAEELRRAMGFKRSQKKMVAIERRLREGMQQRGIGGETADVIVRSITSFALYGFPESHAASFALIAYASAYLKAHHCAAFTCALLNNQPMGFYHPFTLVKDAQRHGVRFRPVDVTSSGWSCTLEEGALRLGLRYVAGLRAEGGERIVAARIRAPFTSLQDFVDRARLRKDELRNLAEVGALNAFGLTRRSALWQVERAARPRGPLFGAPGKDESGEPSPVPEMSLRERLGSDLLGTGLTIGPHPMALYRRELAAGGVRRAADLAGLPDGTRVKVAGAVICRQRPGTAKGFLFLTLEDETGLINVTVRPDLFHQQQAVLVGADVLEIEGILQVRDGGSLRALSARPAGLGTPPVPSRDFR